The Vigna unguiculata cultivar IT97K-499-35 chromosome 6, ASM411807v1, whole genome shotgun sequence genome contains a region encoding:
- the LOC114187632 gene encoding spermidine hydroxycinnamoyl transferase-like: MVSIKASYTVVPNEATPEGIEWLSDIDQVARLCHTQTIYVFHAKHNLDALVQQMRNSLSKILCIYYPLAGRLRRLEEGGRWEVDCNAKGAMLFEAESTKTVNYYGDFLGDSANDLVPKVNYTNTLIQDIPLLLVQVTSFLGNEAFSIGVAVSHILFDGISAIHFINSWAKLARGDTLESHEMPFLDRTVLKFTAPPPPPRFDHQEFKPMPLILGRSDNTVEKNKRVSAISLKLTAEQVGKLKNKANADGSTKGSRPYSRFEAIAAHVWRSASKARGLDENQPTLLRFTGDIRNRLIPPLPRNYIGNALSIVSVSSHVGEILSSPLGHVAQKIREAVEMITHEFICSQIDVIRGQEHVNKARTLYFGANEGKDVLFFGNPNLRITSWLSMPMHEADFGWGKPVYSGLAGKAAQERAVITQSPDGDGSVILVLHFQVEHMELFKNYFYEEI; the protein is encoded by the exons ATGGTAAGCATCAAAGCTTCTTACACAGTGGTTCCAAATGAAGCAACTCCAGAGGGTATTGAATGGCTCTCTGATATTGATCAAGTGGCGCGTCTGTGCCATACACAGACCATCTATGTTTTCCATGCAAAGCACAACCTTGACGCATTAGTCCAACAGATGAGAAACTCTCTTAGCAAGATTTTGTGCATTTACTATCCATTGGCTGGTAGATTGAGAAGATTAGAAGAAGGTGGCAGATGGGAAGTGGATTGTAATGCAAAAGGAGCCATGTTGTTTGAAGCAGAATCCACAAAAACAGTGAACTATTATGGTGACTTTTTGGGTGACTCCGCCAATGACTTGGTTCCAAAAGTCAATTACACAAACACTTTAATTCAGGATATTCCTTTGTTACTAGTGCAAGTAACAAGCTTCCTTGGCAATGAAGCATTTTCCATTGGAGTTGCTGTATCTCAtattttgtttgatggtatTTCTGCCATTCACTTCATCAACTCATGGGCAAAGTTGGCTCGTGGAGACACATTAGAGTCTCATGAAATGCCATTTCTGGATCGAACTGTGCTAAAGTTCACAGCCCCTCCACCACCCCCACGCTTTGATCACCAAGAGTTCAAGCCTATGCCTCTCATATTAGGAAGAAGTGACAACACTGTTGAGAAAAACAAGAGGGTAAGTGCCATTTCGTTGAAGCTTACAGCAGAACAAGTGGGGAAGTTGAAGAACAAGGCCAATGCTGATGGATCAACAAAAGGGTCACGACCTTATAGCAGATTTGAAGCTATTGCTGCACATGTATGGAGATCTGCATCTAAGGCTCGTGGATTAGATGAGAATCAACCAACTCTCCTTCGGTTCACTGGTGATATTCGCAATAGACTCATTCCACCTCTCCCTAGGAATTACATTGGAAATGCTTTGTCCATAGTATCAGTATCATCACACGTTGGAGAAATCTTATCATCTCCTTTGGGTCATGTTGCTCAGAAAATAAGGGAAGCTGTTGAAATGATTACACATGAGTTTATATGCTCACAG atAGATGTGATTAGAGGTCAGGAGCATGTGAATAAAGCGAGAACTTTGTACTTTGGAGCAAATGAAGGTAAGGATGTATTATTTTTTGGAAACCCTAACCTACGCATCACAAGTTGGCTGAGTATGCCGATGCATGAAGCAGATTTTGGTTGGGGAAAGCCTGTTTATTCAGGTCTGGCAGGTAAAGCTGCACAAGAGAGGGCAGTGATTACCCAAAGTCCAGATGGTGATGGCTCTGTTATTCTTGTTCTACACTTTCAAGTGGAACATATGGAGCTTTTCAAGAACTATTTCTATGAAGAAATCTAA